ATATTCGTGGACGACGACGCCGTGGGCGCCGCAGGTGACGATCGCCGCGCCGCGCGCCTGGCCGAGCTTGAGGGCGGAAGAGGGGTTTTTCGCGAGGAAGACCTTCTCCACCGCGGCTTCCGTGGGCCGATGAAGAAGGATCAGGTCGGAGAGTTCGCGATGGATCCTGAGGAGACGGTCGGGGAAGGACGCCTCGCCGTCGAGCCGGATGACGCCCCACGCCACAGGGGAGACCACGTTCCCCCGGACATCCACGATCCCGTACCCGGTGCGCAGCGACCCCGGATCGATCCCTAGGATCCGTCGCAAGAGCACCCCCCGCCCTTAGCCGAACGCTTCCATGTCCTCGTCGGAGATGTCGAAGTTCGCCCAGACGTTCTGGACGTCGTCGGACTCCTCGAGGGCGTTCATCATCTTGAGCATCGTTTCGGCGGGCTTCCCCTGGAGATGGACCGTGGTCTGGGGAACCATGGCCACCTCGGCCGAGGAGATCTTCACACCCTTCTCCTCCAGGCCCTTCTTCACGTCCTCGAAGACCTCCGGCTCGCACCGGACCTCGAATTCATGGGATTCGGGATCGTTGTCGACGTCGTCGGCGCTCAGGTCGAGGGCGAGTTCCATCAGCTTCTCTTCACCGACGGACTCCTTGAGGACGCTGATCGACCCTTTCTTGCCGAACATCCAGTTGACGCACCCCGTCTCGCCGAGGTTGCCGTTGTATTTCGTGAACGTGTGCCGGAGATCGGCGACCGTGCGGTTCTTGTTGTCGGTGAGGACCTTCACCAGCACCGCGACGCCGTTGGGTCCGTACCCTTCGTACATGTACTCCTCGTACGAGACGCCTTCGAGCTCGCCGGTCCCCTTCTTGATCGCCCGGGAGATGTTGTCGTTGGGCATGTTGACCGTCTTGGCGGCCAGGATCGCGGCCCGGAGACGGGAGTTCCCCTCCGGGTCGCCGCCGCCGATCTTCGCGGCGGTGATGATCTCGCGGGTGATCTTGGTGAACGCCCTGCCGCGCAGGGCGTCGACCTTCCCCTTCTTGTGCTTGATCGACGACCATTTGTTATGACCGGACATAGGCTCGCCGCTCCGTCATCCCTGGGATTGTGGCATTTCAAAAGAAAAGACCCCTGCTCCGTTTCCGGCGCAAGGGCCCAAGATTAAATTCGGCGGCGACCTACTCTCCCACGGGGGTAACCCCGCAGTACCATCGGCGCTGGAGAGCTTAACTGCCGTGTTCGGGATGGGAACGGGTGTTGCCTCTCCGCCATC
This genomic interval from Deltaproteobacteria bacterium contains the following:
- the ruvC gene encoding crossover junction endodeoxyribonuclease RuvC; the encoded protein is MRRILGIDPGSLRTGYGIVDVRGNVVSPVAWGVIRLDGEASFPDRLLRIHRELSDLILLHRPTEAAVEKVFLAKNPSSALKLGQARGAAIVTCGAHGVVVHEYSAKEIKAAATGYGGAPKEQVAGMVARLLGIRDPIPPDASDALAMAFCRAVTRVLS
- a CDS encoding YebC/PmpR family DNA-binding transcriptional regulator; amino-acid sequence: MSGHNKWSSIKHKKGKVDALRGRAFTKITREIITAAKIGGGDPEGNSRLRAAILAAKTVNMPNDNISRAIKKGTGELEGVSYEEYMYEGYGPNGVAVLVKVLTDNKNRTVADLRHTFTKYNGNLGETGCVNWMFGKKGSISVLKESVGEEKLMELALDLSADDVDNDPESHEFEVRCEPEVFEDVKKGLEEKGVKISSAEVAMVPQTTVHLQGKPAETMLKMMNALEESDDVQNVWANFDISDEDMEAFG